From Rutidosis leptorrhynchoides isolate AG116_Rl617_1_P2 chromosome 3, CSIRO_AGI_Rlap_v1, whole genome shotgun sequence, a single genomic window includes:
- the LOC139899878 gene encoding uncharacterized mitochondrial protein AtMg00810-like translates to MTSCRPCRTPVEPGAKLTSHGPPVKDPTLYRSLAGTLQYLTFTRPDISYSVQQLCLYMHDPREQHMHALRRVIRYIQGTTDCGLQLYSSSTTSLVAYSDADWAGCPTTR, encoded by the coding sequence ATGACTTCATGTCGCCCCTGCAGGACCCCGGTTGAACCGGGTGCCAAACTTACTAGCCACGGACCTCCAGTCAAGGATCCGACTCTGTATCGGAGCCTTGCAGGCACTTTACAATATCTCACCTTCACTCGTCCTGATATATCATATTCCGTTCAGCAGCTATGCCTCTACATGCATGATCCTCGGGAACAACACATGCACGCTCTCAGGCGGGTCATACGTTACATACAGGGCACCACCGATTGTGGGTTACAGCTATACTCGTCATCTACCACCTCCTTGGTTGCCTACTCTGATGCTGATTGGGCCGGATGCCCAACTACCAGATGA